The following proteins come from a genomic window of Streptomyces sp. NBC_01716:
- a CDS encoding undecaprenyl-diphosphate phosphatase: MSWFESLILGLVQGLTEFLPISSSAHLRLTAAFAGWHDPGAAFTAITQIGTEAAVLIYFRKDIARIVSAWFRSLTNKAMRSDHDAQMGWLVIVGSIPIGVLGVTFKDQIEGPFRDLRLIATTLIVMGVVLGIADRLAARDETGGKHRAAKERKTLKELNIRDGLIFGFCQAMALIPGVSRSGATISGGLLMGYTREAAARYSFLLAIPAVLASGAFELKDAGEGHVSWGPTIFATIIAFVVGYAVIAWFMKFITTKSFMPFVIYRIVLGLVLFALVGTDTLSPHAGESAG; this comes from the coding sequence ATGTCATGGTTCGAATCACTCATCCTCGGGCTCGTCCAGGGGCTGACCGAGTTCCTGCCCATCTCCTCCAGCGCGCATCTGCGGCTGACCGCCGCGTTCGCGGGCTGGCACGATCCGGGTGCCGCGTTCACCGCGATCACGCAGATCGGTACGGAGGCGGCGGTCCTCATCTACTTCCGCAAGGACATCGCCCGGATCGTCTCGGCCTGGTTCCGCTCGCTGACGAACAAGGCGATGCGCTCCGACCACGACGCGCAGATGGGGTGGTTGGTGATCGTGGGATCGATCCCCATCGGTGTGCTCGGGGTGACGTTCAAGGACCAGATCGAGGGCCCGTTCCGTGATCTGCGGCTGATCGCGACGACGTTGATCGTGATGGGTGTCGTCCTCGGTATCGCGGACCGGCTGGCGGCGCGCGACGAGACAGGCGGCAAGCACCGCGCCGCCAAGGAGCGCAAGACCCTGAAGGAACTGAACATCCGGGACGGTCTGATCTTCGGGTTCTGCCAGGCCATGGCGCTGATTCCGGGCGTCTCGCGTTCGGGCGCGACAATCAGTGGTGGTCTGCTGATGGGCTACACCCGTGAGGCGGCGGCGCGTTACTCGTTCCTGCTCGCCATCCCGGCGGTACTGGCCTCGGGGGCGTTCGAGTTGAAGGACGCCGGCGAGGGGCACGTCTCGTGGGGGCCGACGATTTTCGCGACGATCATCGCTTTCGTCGTTGGATATGCCGTTATCGCCTGGTTCATGAAGTTCATCACCACCAAGAGCTTCATGCCGTTCGTGATCTACCGGATCGTGCTCGGCCTCGTGCTGTTCGCTCTCGTCGGCACGGACACCCTGAGCCCGCACGCGGGCGAATCCGCCGGCTGA
- a CDS encoding nuclear transport factor 2 family protein: MTQRVDLATVMDRLAVDEVISGYATALDDADWPGFLALFTPGGRADHRGAGGIEGSAAEVADWLAGVLGGFPVRQHLIGNRRTAFENVDGYPGGDRAEVRADCLSTMFPESGEAALAISRYTFGLTRTEEGWRLHTVTAVEKARRDAGGTAEG, translated from the coding sequence ATGACGCAGCGTGTGGATCTCGCGACCGTGATGGACCGGCTGGCCGTCGACGAGGTGATCAGCGGCTACGCGACGGCCCTGGACGACGCCGACTGGCCAGGCTTTCTCGCGCTCTTCACCCCCGGCGGACGCGCCGACCACCGCGGCGCCGGCGGGATCGAGGGGTCGGCCGCCGAGGTGGCCGACTGGCTCGCCGGCGTCCTGGGCGGATTCCCCGTCCGCCAGCATCTGATCGGCAATCGCCGAACGGCCTTCGAGAACGTCGACGGCTATCCGGGCGGAGACCGCGCGGAGGTACGGGCCGACTGTCTGAGCACGATGTTCCCGGAGTCCGGCGAGGCGGCCCTCGCCATCAGCCGTTACACCTTCGGACTCACCCGCACGGAGGAAGGCTGGCGGCTGCACACCGTCACGGCCGTGGAGAAGGCACGGCGCGACGCCGGTGGCACCGCCGAGGGCTGA